The Acanthopagrus latus isolate v.2019 chromosome 20, fAcaLat1.1, whole genome shotgun sequence genomic sequence ggaggagagaggtcaGGACAACTGCAGTCGTACTCACTGCCAACAAATCCCATAAAAAGACTAACAAGGGCTCCAAGTGATCCTCCTGAAGGTGGAAGAAGGTGAGAAAGTTGAGGCTCTATCTTAAACCTAGAGTAAAGTGGTATTTACAAGCAGCAAAACATCATTTATATCGTGTTCCACAATGATGCATAATGTAATAAATCACATGAGCCGATTATACTTCCACCTGTTAAGGGTTTATAAATTCAGTAACACAGCCTGCTCATCATTAACTGAAGCACCATATTTCTGGAGTTTCAGAGTTTGACAAATGAAACTAATCTTAAATGGCCATTAAAAATATTAACCAAAGATAATAAGTAGTCAGGAAAGCTCATGTTTTATGACACAGGACAGAAACCCTTACAATGCCGTGAGAAGTCCAGAATCAGGTTGGCACAAACTGACTTCCGACTTATTCTTAGATCATTATCACACGCAGAGCAAAAAGTAATCTCTCCCACTTCAAATCTGTCCATCTGTTCTATATTGAGGTCCCTACAGACTGACATTCTCTCCAAACCACCTATGATGTGGTTTTAGCCTGTTCCCGCTGTTTCATTCTCGCCTTCTTCTCTATGGAGCTGATAATGTGACACTCTGGACCTGGTCTGACACCTGCATCAGTTCAGGGGCCACAGACAGGACATAGACCCTCAAAAGTGATGCGTGTGAAAGCCTTTAAGATGGAAGCTGCATTGATAGTGAcagttgtattttctgttttcactctaGAGACACTAACCAGGCGTGAACAATCTCATTTCTCTGTAAGAGAGCTGCGAGACACGAAAGACTGAAGAGAAAAGGTAGAGAAGGAGCAGCGCATAGCAGCAGGATGTACAGCCATCGATATAAAGCCGTACCCTGGTTACGTCCGTACTCCACCAGCCAGCCGGCAATGCAGATGATGTCTTGGAGCACGGCTTCCGGCAGGTGTTCGAGCACAATGTCCTCCTGAACCTCCAGCTCCTCGTCCACACTGATAGCGTCCAGGATGAGGATCGGGGGAACAGGTTTACTGTAGCGGGTCAACAGGCTGCGGAACTCGGCCTCCAGCAGCTCTTTACCCTTCTCAAAGCGCGCTTtctgcagaaaacagacaacattttgtgtattttcaggaAAATGATGGTAAACATGAAGAACATTCACAGCTACACAACCTTTGATATTCAAAGTgaggtggttttgttttttcctgtgtacAGTAGTTCTGGAAATATTTGTAGGTCTACAACCAACAACAATTTTCATTAGTCTACAGATTAGTTTCACAGTCAATCCATTAATTGTTAACTCAATGCACATCTTCAAACTGTATGACGATAAAAGGTAATACTGTACCACTGTGTTGAGTTCGGGGCTGTCAGGGTTGTTATCTTGAAAGTATTCAACAGCCTTCTGAATCTTTGCAATACAAGCGAGGTACTCATCCAGTCTGCCCGTCGGCCTGAGCCAGAAACATCCAGAGTAATGACACATCTAATGTTTTGTACATCAATTCCCCGACACCAATAAAATACCAGAATCTCACCCCTCTCTGATGATCCTGTCGGTGTCTTTGGCCACGTGGTAGTAGCTGATGACGTGGTCCATGCAGGACAGAGTCTTGTCCACGTTCTCCTGCAGACGCTGCAggttctctgtctgtttgtggaCCGGGATGATGGAGTTCTCCAGCTGCATCAGGCGACTCTCAAACGAAGACAGGATGGAAACCTTCGAGGGCGAGAACGACATCAGCACAGGTTGGAAACAGACATCTGCTCATATGACCGACCTGAAAAAGCTGTGTAGCTTTTTGCCCTATTGTTCCTTATTGGTTtatttgttgtgtatttattttgcatttctatCCCCTTCAAACAATTTAAACCGGGTGTGTGAATACTACAGATTGAGAGCTAAAGACCAACAAGGAGATGAGGTAACCAACATGTATTTATACTTATATATAGTAAAAGTTCTTTGTTTGCAAGTCATTAAATAAAGATGTGTGTCCCCTCTGTGATGCAATAACAACATTTGCTTCCTGACAAAGTCTAAGGTTAAACGTATTCAAGTATGTctgttgtgtaaaatgtgaacTGCAATCATGTTCAACCAGGTAATCGTGACATGAAATTTTCATATCCTCCGATGTGTTGTGGGCACAGAAGAGGTCCTCTGTACGTGACAGAGATCAGGCTCTTATGCATGGCAAGTATAGCAACTAATTAATAATGGATTTAGGACAATTGCTCTTCATCTATGACTAATGGAGGAGTTACATCTTTGAGTACcattagaggtgtgtgtgtgtgtgtgtgtgtgtgtgtgtgtgtgtgtgtgtgtgtcataccATCCCCTTGGTCAGCTGATCACTCTTCTCCAGGTTTTCTCTGATAAATGACAGCGTCTCCTGCTCCtgtaacatcacacacacaaccagtgACTCACTTCTCTCATGTTGACAGCACCAAGTGACGTCTAACTTATCAATAAATAACAATTCAAACGAGCAGTGGGGGCCAGTTTGATAAATAAGCCACTGAACGGCTCGTTTGTGAtgcttccttcctctcctgtcatGTCTGACCTGCTTCAGTTTCTCCTCTATCTCCCGCTTCCTGGCGGACGCATCCTCGGTGGGGAtcatcctggaggaaattccCAACAAAGGACGGCCGCAGGTGAATTATAACCGATTAATAGATCGGTTTAGggcataaaaatgacaacaacgaCGTCCTGGGGCTAATGTTGTGGATAGCTAGCAGCAAAGGTGTCAAGCTAGGCAAGATAACGGCTACAGGGTCGTGTTTCCGGTTAGCTTTTCAAAGTAAATCACCCTGCTGTTGTATAGCGACCTACCTGACCTTATTTTACACTCACTACTTATCAATAGTATCAAGATCATTGCGACTTGTATGGTAATACTTTCATGTGCTTAAATATATTGAGTCTGTCTACAGATTTACCGCACAGGAAAGAAAAGTCCCTGTGTACAGACTGAGTATGCTTTATCTTGAAAGTACACTATTCCAAGTTCCGGAAATGACCACATCATCAACTTGACAAAGGCGAGGCTTCTCTTCCGGGTCCGCCTGGTGATCCTGGGCCGGTTTGGAACAACACTGACGTCATGTTTGTTGTGACCAGGAAAAATATTACCAATTATAAAATAATTATACTGCGGCTCATACTTACTGATTAATACGTTTGTGAGAAATACAAAACTCATACCAGGCTACATGCAATAACCCCAAATAAACGCTGGGGGTCGTTGCAGTCTAGTGaggcaccaaaacacaaagtaaataaagtgtTCAAAACATTAGatattaaaattattattattaataaaccATTATATTCACATGTAAGTATTCCAAACTGTGTGAACTGTAATCTATTGtatcaaatgtttaaattcagCTGAGTATCATATTTGCTCACCAATCCTTTTGTCATTACAAAGTGATTAATTGCACGTAGTCATAATTACTCcagctgttttttccccctaagCAGACCAAAGCAACAGCCAATAACTTAACTAGCTCTGAATAGTTTGGCTTGACTGAAAGACAAAGATTTTGTggtgtaaaatgaataaacaatttTGGAATTTTGGGGAAAATTTGGAAAACTGCTGttatgacacaaaaacaaatggctggaatcaaacaaaaaacaacctacAAAATCTTAATGATTagattttttgtgttgtttgtttttaatgataattatttCAAATTAACACAAACTGGgtgataaaagtaaaaatccCAGACTTCTTCTCAAACCACTAGCAAAGAGAACTAACCAGATTTAACTTGTACTTTTTTCctacattttacagtaaataaatatactcagaaataaaaacaaccaccATGTTCGGAAAAACGTTACAAATGTATTAGCACAAAAGAAGATGTTCCACATAGTTTctttacatacatatttacaaaTCTCCTGGAATACTTTACACTCATACTTTACAATCCTGTCTATTgctcaaacaaaatgtttgtacaACACCtctcacaaacaaactcaatTATTTACTTATATAAAGATTGGAGTTAGAGGGAATGAACAAAAACTAACTAAAGAAGATAccaaactaaatgaaatgtCTCCGGGAGCTGTGAGACTACAGGACACATTGAACCTTTAACATGTCAAGCCCTTTTTTCACTCATGCATTTACACTTCAGTGTTAGCCAGAGTCTGGGGGTTTATTGCTGGGCTCCAGTTACTGAAAACAGCTACCAGACCTCAGACCTCTCTCTATCAGGACTGATTGAATCACACATTAcatacacaaagaaagaaacgcATCACAAGGTGTTATTTCAGTTCACGTTGCAAAAAGATTTCTCTGTGTGTATCCGCTTGCTAAAAGAATAAATGTAAGAGCATTAATAATAATGCAAACGTGTTAAAATCGCAGAGCGGCAGTCTACGATTCCTCTTCTTTAGACAGCGCCTGTGGATGAAAACGAACAAGACACACGTGAGACtttgtttaacaaaataatgtaaatattctcTGTGTTCTagtcaaaatgtaaaatcaccTGTTTAAGAAACTGTCGTCCAAAATAATTCGTAGCCATGTTCTTTAAGCTGGTCTTGCCTCCCACTTTACACCTCACGTAGCCGTAGAGGTTGGCTCCTTGCAGCACCAGACCCATGATCACTACAGGCTGCGAAGGGACAGACAGAGTTTGACAGCAATGGGACATTATTTAGTATTCAGTCTTTTATATATCACTTCAGGTTCACTGCATTATCCATTTCTCTGATTACCAATAAATCACAAGACGAGACTGAAACTAACAGTGACTGTATCTCCTGTGTGTATCACAGCCTGAattatcttcttcctctgggcCGTAGAGatccattgttgtccaaaaactatttaaatacacatcagTCAGCCACTAGGACGATGTTTCGACGTGAACagcttgaacacacacactgtagtttagTTTGACTCAATCCTacacacaccatcctgctgcACCAAATACTCACTAAAGTCGGGCTGCAACTAactattattttctttgtcaagtATGTACTTGATTAATCTGAGTtgctgaaaatgctgaaaagtgtcagtcagtgtttcctaAAGTCCAAGATGATGTCTCCAATCTAAATACATTCAGTTTactgaggaggaaagaaaccagaaaatatacacatttggaaagctggaatcagagatttttttttcagagatttCCTTCtattaatgtaatgtttgtgaAATTACAGAGCCTTTCGTTGAAACAGGATTTCCCCTACATTCAATTACAGCAAGTATTCATTATCTATTTTTAGAGCTGCCTCTCTTCAGTAACGGTAACCAACATCCTGACACATTAGAAACCCTTCTGGATAAATGAGACCCATAGAACAGGGAGTGCAACCAAATGTTCCAGGAGCTTCACCACAATTACGGTCTGTTCAAGGATTATTATACTTATTTTAGGATGAGCCTGTGATAGTTTTACAGTGACGTCAGGCACTTTTCTGCTACAAGATGAGTTCATTTTAACTGAACAGCACGCACAAACACTTAAAAGCCTCTAGAAAccaaatggaaaaaagacaCCCATCACTGCTAAAACTGCTCTCTGTCAGATTGAgccctcacactctctctcagtTTAGTCAAGTTTCGTAAAATTTGCAGCTGGTTAGGGCCAATGTCACTTAGTTCCACACTGGTTTTGATAGTTTCAATAGGCTGCATCATTAAAACGTCCTTCCTCCACATGACGCCCAAAATCAcaaggtgtgttttttgaggTGACTTTATAAAGCACACTGCTGAATAAAGTCACAGGGAAAGAGAAACTGAGACAGACAGGGTAGGTGCCACAGTGatactgtgggaaacactgtggaAAACGGCAAAATAAGCCATTTTTCCCCTTCAAAGTTGAGAACTTACCACCCATTTAATCCTGAAGGAAAAGAGGGTGCTGAAAGCGAAGATGACCCAGAGGACCGGACAAACGATAAGTCCGAGCCAGAAGATTCGGGACTCGGCGTCTGACCCTTGTTGCTTCCCAGTACCCTGAAGAAAACAGGATATTCTCACAGTCAGAACAGCTGCAAATAGTATAAGTTTGATCGGCAGTAAACAAGTACATTCATCAACTCAAACAGTACAAGAGGTCAGTGTCATATGGGGTTAAAGAGTCACATGTGGGACGGAACATTTACTGTAACAGAGAAGTAAACTGGAACAAACTGAGGAGCATCTCACCTTCCTGGACTCAAACACCCAGTGGCTGCGTCCATCATCGTCCACCTGGTTCCACCACCGGAGTCCAACCATCAATCTCCCAGTGATGTTCTGTAAATGCACAGTATATATTAACATCAGCACAGTAACAATAATTCCTGTTTTGACAACAGAGTTGTTATAAAATAagtatgaaaacaaacctttacTGCCCAGAAGTCACATGAGAGCAGGAGGATTATTGTCACCATGTAGGCGATGAAACTTCCACCCATAAACTCACAGAGCAGGTACACAATGATGGCCATGACTCTGAAGAAGAGGTGGAAGAAGGAGGCCACTGGATGCCTTGTAAATGAaacatataatataattaaaCTTTATTACTGAAGCTGTAGTCAGAACATCTGGCTTAAAGTAGTAAATCAATGGTCAAagtagttgttgttgctggtcTGCTGTGCTGTACATCAGCCAGTTCAATCCATCAGCCATGTGTTAACTTACTTAATGTTCGTCTTCTTCGACCTTTTCCCCACATCTTCCTCCGCATCAAACAGAGACACGTCTTCATCATTGGTATCCTGAGGGATCAATAAGGAAGAGCTAAACCCTCGGagacacagtacacacactcaTCTCCACCAGAGgctcattttttgtttacatctgatCACATGAGCACAAATTTTTGAAGTCAGTGTATCATATTAATCAAAACTCCTACACCACGTTGCTTCCAGTGGGTTGTTCAGAAACTAATTTGTCATCAGTATGAGAAAATATCTCTGAATGTATTGTAAGGTTACGTCTTTTTATGTGTGAGCTTTACTGTCTGTCGCTTGATGTGTTACATGCTAATTGCCCACTGctaaaacatttgaacacatttgcTCACTAAAATTAAACATGGCGAATAACAACGCGATCCCGTTGACAGATCTGCGAATACATACTTCTATTTGATGAAAATAACGATGTGTCAGCAGAAAGGCAACGTCTCTAACTTTATTTTACTACCGCTAGCTGACAGTGAAGCACTTCAGTCTGCTAGCTTAAGTTATCTGGCTATTAGCGATAGTGTTGACGCTAAAACAACCCGAAAAACACATTTAGGCGTTTAGCAGAACAAAACTGTACATGTACTGTGTTTTGAAACGATAAAATAAAGTTAAGGTCGGCtgtgttgaaatgtaaataGCTAACTTGCTTACTAGCATGCTAGCTAAGTAACTAGCAACATTAGCACGACAGCTGTTCACCGCAGCTGGGAGTGTTTCTGTGTCGACGAACTCgtttttcagcagtttttagCCCCATGAGATGAAACGACATCATCTGATTGACATATACTATATGATGgctaaaatataaatattaaaaattgcCACTTACGGTTATCATGTTGAAATCCGAGCAGGCTCTTCCTGGTTACATGCTCAGTTGGAAGACACGTCACTGTACCAGGCGGTCACGTGACCACAACGTGCCACGTCGGTACTACGTCATAATTTTTGTGGTTGGAGTTATAGATTTAATTgaattgtttacattttcattcttaTTATCTAATAGCTCTCAGAACTGATGCATTTCATCACAATGTATATATCTGATATTTAATAATTCTTTTGTTTACTGATATTGATTTATTGTGTATTGAGGCACAGTATCCCAAATAATACAGTTTACAAGTGGGTAAACATCTGGACATCATTTGCATTGTTTATAACTATGAAGAACCTTTTTAGGTCCCTGCATCATTTATTCAGACAGCATTTTATTATGTAAGAGACTGCACTTTAAGCTAAACCATTAGTTTACTGAGTTATACTACAtgattttactgtatttctttgctcctttttgttgtgttaattAGGTGATGACAGTCAGTCCTACCTTGgacttacatacatacaaatacaaacatgctCAGCTCCATGTTAAGCTGTGAATACAACATCTCTCATATCAGTAGTGACATTTCAGGGCGAGATAATTGTctaaaacaaaatcagattgAGGTGAGCCTGTTGATTAAATATACTGAATATGATTATaaagaaactgacatttttctgGCAAATGATGATACAAATGATTTATTTGCATACAGAAAAAATAGAAGTCCTCTGAATTCACAGTGTGTTGAAAAAGTAACATTAGTCCCAAAACGTACACATGACCTGAGCCCAGACATACATGACATaaacattcatcatttatcCAGCAGTTGTATGAAACATTTGTGGCAAGACTCTCAATTTCTTTCCCTTACAGTTTTTTTGATTTGTCTGTTATTTTTGTCGTTGTTTTCTTATACAGCAGTAGTCTTACATTGTTGAATTGTCACTTAAATGATCTAGCgcaaacagactttttttcattttattcatcgCTACGCTGCTGGTTTTGAAACAATAGCTCCGCTTGCAGgtgaggtgggaggagagggactTTTGAGCCGTAATGGCTCCCCAGGTGCCACCAAGGCTACAATATTCTCCTTCTTGGATAACCAGAACGCCGGGTAAAGAGGCTCCAGGAACTCTGCCTCGTACTTGTGGATGAGCTTAATGGTTTCATCCACGCCGTAGAAAGCCAGGAGGCCTCTGCTATAGTCCACATAAACCCCGATACGGGTGAATTTCTCCATGTTCAGAGGGGTTTCCACGTCGCTGTGCCAGGCGGAGAAGGTGCGTCCGTTCCACTGGAGGCACCAGGAGAAGTTGTTTCCTGTGATGCAGCTGTTGCTCTCGCTGCCCTTGCGGTCGATGCTCTTGTAGGTCACGCCGATGTGCGTTCCCTCCCCGCTGATGTCTACCTCGAAGTAGTGCCGCCCCAGGTAGAAGCTCTCCGTGGCCAGGACCTGGCGCCAGCTCTCAAAGCGCTCAGGTACATCAGGATAAGGATGCTGCCAGGGCGTGGTGTTAGTCACcttcctgttttcttctgtcagGCGCAGGAACTTGTGAGCCGTGTCAGGGTCGAAACTCACGTGGGCGGCATCTGGGGGAGGATTGTGAAAATATTTGTCAACGGTGCAAATACCACGGCTGTCACCAAGGCcatcattttgttattgttgtctaCTTTCTCCTCCACTTCATCGTCAGACAGCCAAAGTTGTGTCAGTTTAAATcttacctaaaaaaaaacatcagcttaTGATCGCTGCAAACTTGATCAGTGCAAACTTGTAATGTCATTTATGATTATGTGAATTATGTGTCGATCACAGGGCCCCACTGACTGCGCTTACCTTTGATTCTTTGATTAAATTCATCTGATTACTTCTATACTTTTGCTTACAAAGGAACTTCTACTTTCCACATTGTTGCACTGCTACTTTTACCTACAGTGTGGAGCATCCACCTCTGATGCTCTTGACATTGTTATTTGAGTAAAGTTCAACTTGGTTCCTTTAGTTCCCTTTCCGAATTGAGTAAAAGTCCAGGGATGGTCCAAAGCAAACCAGGTGGAAACAATGCGGCTCTGTTATAGACCTGTCCAGGTGTCTTTGGTACCATGAATGCTGGAAAAGGCTTCAAcccactgtgtgtttgaacaaGATGAACATttacagatggacagatgaagGTTTTCAGTGATGTCTTTCTCTAGGTTATTACTTCCCACCTCCAGCCCTTCAGGCCAgatacttttttctttcagtattCAGGAAGTTGTCCACCTGGTTTATCTGATCCAGAGCCTGTTTGGTAGCTAAATGGCCTCAAGGACTGTACCTGAAACAACTGTCTGAATGTGTCATCTTTACTCTGTGATGTCAGGGAAGTGGAGCGCTTTACCTCAGCGTATCTAAAATCACTACGTCAACCATGACCGCCCTGTCTCTGCCCTTTGGCCCACATTCATTCACACATCTTGAAAAGCACTCACACTTGAGGAAGTCTCCATGAGACACTGGATCCGGTATGGACATGTTCTGCTTCGCTGCAACAATCTGCTGCACCGTTGTCTTTATCCCCATTTTGTCTGCAACGAAAGGGAAAACAGCACTTCAGTGTCTGATAACATCACAGTTTGGATTCATTTGCATGAAACTTCAGCTGGCGCGACAATGCATCGCAGGGAAACAAGTATGTGCTGTCTCTCGGCTTTAGTCGGTGGCACACAAAACAGGTGAGTCACGGAGCTCACAGGTGGCTCATGAGCATATTTATGTAAATGCCATCGCCCACGTTACCGCCTCTGTGTACCTGAGCTCCACAGCGATGACACGCAGGCTCGAAATTCTTTACAGGTGTGAACACGCCCCAGACAGACAGTCTGTACAGAATACTTCTGTATCTTAGTGTGAACCCCGCCGTTTTATCGTGCTATCTTTTCTCACCGTTCTTGCACGTCTCTTTAACTTTCTCTATGTATGACGACACGAGCATGGCACACAGCTCCTGCGTGGAGTCGACGATCACGCGGCTGAAGGAGTTCAGGCGGTCCATGAGGCCGATGTAGACTCCAGGCAGGGAAATGTCAGTGGCTTCTTTCTTCCACTCTGAGTACTCCTACAGaaccaacaacaaacataacaGACGTGAGGACTGTTGCAGGACTTTGACCTCCAGAAACAAATGATCTCGCTCCTGCTGGTGTTACCTGTAAGAAATCCACGTCATTTTTGTTCTTGGAGAGCTTCTCCATCTGCGCCTGTGTCTTCTTCAGCTCCGTGCACCTCTGCTCCAGGTGGACGCGGATGCCCTCGGCCTGCCTCAGCGCCTGCTTCTCCTCGCCCTCCAGGATCTCCGTCAGCTCCCGCTTCGCCCTCTCCACTAccgcctgcagctcctcaaactgctgctcGATCGTCGCCCGCACCTCCGTCACTGAATTCTGTGGAGTAAAGCTTTTAGTTCAGCTCGGCTGCCAGAGTGAAAAGTTTACAAtttacgtttctgcaaactatGAATACGTTAAATTCGTATGTATGGTGGTTTCATGACAGCTGTGCGAGAGGGTGCAAGGCAAGAGACCACTGTTAATTTCCTCTAACACCGTTAATTCCCCTCTTGAggaaatctatctatctatctatctatctatctatctatctatctatctatctatctatctatctatctatcatttGTGggcgtgaaaccactgaatatcAATAAGATGTTTCATGATGTTTGCGGCAACAAAAGTAACTATTTTTGACAAGATGTTGAGATATAggcgtgaaaccactggatacttCTTAACAAGACTTTGGGACATTTTCAGGGCAGGGTTTTTGAataagcgtgaaaccactgcatatgttgatgttgattttgggacattttcagctgtgttagAGGCATCAAAGCCAGGTATTTTTGATAAGACATCTGTTTTCCGGACGTGTTTTGGGCAACAAAAATGGATATTTTGATAAGACGTTTTTCAAACTGTACCTGCGGCGACTAGACCGggtatttttaatgagacattaGAGCAATATGCCAACGTAGTGACAGAGCCAagtaagccaaaacatgatcttctccgaaccctaaccaagtgttaGGTTCAGGTGGCAGGTAGGGAATGCATCAGGTCACATGATGGTTTTACATAACTGGCAGCTCACTGAGGGATCGCTTGGTTACCTCACCGACActcaattaaatgaaaacattgattTCGCCACACACCGCAGGGGAACCTGTTCGGTCAGGGGAGACTCCGATACCTCAGTCTTTGCAGTCTGGTGGTTTCACAGTCCAAAAATAACCTGCTGATATTCATTAAGTATTGTGACAATCATGTGACATAATGACAGGAAGCTTGTTTGTGATTAGTCATGTGGTGGGTTTACCTCAATGGAGACTGTGTTGAGTTGAAGCTTGTTGATGGCGTTCTCTGCTGCCGTCATCGTCTTCACCATCTCAGTCTGCTTCTGCCTGAGCTCTTTCTGTGAGCATCAGAAGAAAACTGAAgtcagcacagaaaaaaaaaaaaaccacagccATGTTCTCATGCCGAAAATATGTCCGATCCTAacagatggaaaataaatgaatctggGCTGATGTAAACATTCAGGCTGTTTCTTCAGGAAAACTAagctgtttcctcttctctctgtatGAGGGGGCACACATCCTATTCTACACTCTGGTTTTCAAAGTCTGAATTCCTCGGGCATGTCCGGGCGAATCTGGATGTGAAGCTGCTACACAAGGAGATTCTTTTCCATAAGATTCAGACCCTGAGGGGAACATTTCCACTGTGATGGGGCATCAAGCCTATGATCAAAAACCAACCAGACATGTAATGTGGAATTCTTATTAAAATACCCTACAGCTGTAAGCTGTTGTCTGAGGAATTTCATGTACCATGAGGGGAACATGACAGGATCCCTTCTCTacccctctctttttctgtctcagtACAGAAATATCTAGATCCAAAAGTGTGGCTTAGTTATGTAATTCATCTTGTCATGTACATACAAACAACTGGCCCAGATCGATTTGTGACAACTAAaaagttgtagttgttgtttgcTCTTTTAAAGCTCCACCTGAACTTCATCAGTATAACAGCTTGTTTGGTACATATAGGTGACAGTATTTATCGCTCATTTTTGTTCATAGTGTTTGATGTTTAGCCAGTCAGTTAGGCTAGCTGGctactaaaaagaaaaaaaaagcaccgaTGACTTTATGAGCAATGAGTCTGGAGCTTTACTGCTCATGTTGTCAACACAATATTCATCAGGCACTTTGATTTTTGGCAACTCTTCTGAGCACTGCGTGTAAAGCAGTGAGCCAtagcaagctaacgttagctaagcTCTGAAAATGGAGCTAACGCTAGGGCTACACTGAGTAACTAGCTAACGTTGCTTGCTAGTGGTTATCTGTGACACTGTGGGGGTTATCAAAATGATCCAAAATGctactgacagaaaacaaaatgttagaTACGTTACACTATGTAAGTTGACTGGAAAAAAGTGACCTAACTAACTTatggataaaaaaataactgttattGCTGAGGTTGGAGGCTAACATTTCAGGACGTAATCTAACGTTAGTTGACAGACAAGCAGTCCGCAAAACAGATAAGTCTCAGATAAGTTGTCTTGTGGAATAGATGATTTGATGTACCAGATCACAAATCTTATGGACATACCACTCAAGGATTTTAC encodes the following:
- the tvp23b gene encoding Golgi apparatus membrane protein TVP23 homolog B, producing MITDTNDEDVSLFDAEEDVGKRSKKTNIKHPVASFFHLFFRVMAIIVYLLCEFMGGSFIAYMVTIILLLSCDFWAVKNITGRLMVGLRWWNQVDDDGRSHWVFESRKGTGKQQGSDAESRIFWLGLIVCPVLWVIFAFSTLFSFRIKWVPVVIMGLVLQGANLYGYVRCKVGGKTSLKNMATNYFGRQFLKQALSKEEES
- the trim16 gene encoding tripartite motif-containing protein 16, which codes for MANTAAEETAPISNQPLCGVCSGALSGDKPAACGHSVCGSCLEDKSKGCPECLQSPDKPEPDSPKQNGTEAEAPVIESKDKPDPKTTEETKIQEDLKESEDPKTPEEEKKEAEEVKEEEVKEEPLGPDDVVCDSCIENPRRALKSCLTCLVSYCEAHLRPHLENTKFQNHRLVEPLRDIERRTCESHKWPLELFCSADSCCVCQDCVTEEHKGHNIVPVVEARRRIEKELRQKQTEMVKTMTAAENAINKLQLNTVSIENSVTEVRATIEQQFEELQAVVERAKRELTEILEGEEKQALRQAEGIRVHLEQRCTELKKTQAQMEKLSKNKNDVDFLQEYSEWKKEATDISLPGVYIGLMDRLNSFSRVIVDSTQELCAMLVSSYIEKVKETCKNDKMGIKTTVQQIVAAKQNMSIPDPVSHGDFLKYAAHVSFDPDTAHKFLRLTEENRKVTNTTPWQHPYPDVPERFESWRQVLATESFYLGRHYFEVDISGEGTHIGVTYKSIDRKGSESNSCITGNNFSWCLQWNGRTFSAWHSDVETPLNMEKFTRIGVYVDYSRGLLAFYGVDETIKLIHKYEAEFLEPLYPAFWLSKKENIVALVAPGEPLRLKSPSPPTSPASGAIVSKPAA